TGGCGCGAGTCATTGTGGATAGAACCTTGCGCGGTCATTCACCCTTGAAGGCTGACCGTACACATCTTCACCATATTTTGTTGCAGTGTGGCGATGGTAAGCAGATCGCTCTTGTGAAAATCAGCACTTTGTCGGCATTTTTTGCAGCGACAGGCATAGCAATGCATGTTAGCGGTTTCCAAGAGGTTACTATTTTTCTGACCTTCTTGGCTGCGTTCGCTCTGTACACCGTAAGGGTCAGGCAATTGCAACTGAAAACTGCTTGATAACAGATTGTTTAGCATAGGAAATAATACAAATGACTCAATTGCAACAAAACAATGGTTTCCTGCCTGTCTCTAGGCCGACCATTACGAGAAAAGAAATCGAGTATGTCACAGCGGCTATTGCATCAGGCTGGGTGTCATCATTAGGCGAATACATCACGGCGTTTGAAGAAAAATTTGCAGAATTCTGCGGCAGTAAGTACGCCTTAACGTGCAGTAACGGCACGACCTCTTTGCATTTGGCATTGGTTAGCATGGGCATTGAGGCTGGTGATGAAGTTATCATGCCGGATTTAACGTTTATCGCTACGGCTAACGCCACCAAATACGTGGGTGCCTTGCCAGTGTTAGTGGATATTGATCCTGAAACCTTGTGCATTGATCCTGCCGCGATTGAGGCTGCCATTACGCCAAAAACCAAAGCGATTATTCCGGTGCATTTGTACGGGCACCCGGCGAACATGCCAGCGATTATGGCAGTTGCTGAAAAGCACGGTTTGTTGGTCATTGAAGATGCAGCCGAGGCGCACGGTGCGGAGATTGCGGGTAAAAAAGTAGGGTCTTGGGGGCATTGCGGTTCTTTCAGTTTCTACGGAAACAAGGTGATCACGTCGGGTGAAGGCGGCATGATTACCACCGATGACGAAGCTTTGTATCAACGCGCTAAATACCTGCGTGACCACGCGATGAGCCCTACCAAGCGCTATTGGCATACTGAAGTGGGTTTCAACTACCGCATGACCAATCTGCAAGCCGCGTTGGGCTTGGCACAGTTGGAACGCATCGAAGAAATTCTGCAAAAGAAACAAGAAATATTCACTTGGTATCAAGATGCTCTCGGTGGGCTGTCTGGCCTTACTTTGAACCGAACGGCACCTTGGGCAAAAAATGTTTATTGGATGGTGACCATCGAACTTGAGGGTGCAAACGAAACCACGCGCGATGCTTTTATAAAAACATTGCGTGAATTCGACGTGGATAGTCGTCCCTATTTCTATCCACTGTCAAAAATGGCTGATTACCCCGGCACACATACGCCTGTCACTTATCAAATCTATGAAACGGGCGTTAATCTGCCCTCTTATTTTGATATGGAAAAGCGCGATGTCGAGCGTGTATGCGCGGCTGTCAGGAAATGCATGGAAATGTCCCAATAAGACGTTAGAATGCAGGCATCAGGTTCGTTGGTGAGCCTGATCTGCCAAATTCAGAGTTCTAAATAATGAAAAATATTTCGAGGAACATAGCATTTAGCGGCCTTGGCTATGTTCTGCCGTTACTGGCATCACTGGCGACAATTCCGCTGATGATTAAGCACATGGGCACAGACGTTTATGGGCTGTATGTTATTTGCAT
The DNA window shown above is from Candidatus Thiothrix sulfatifontis and carries:
- a CDS encoding DegT/DnrJ/EryC1/StrS family aminotransferase; this translates as MTQLQQNNGFLPVSRPTITRKEIEYVTAAIASGWVSSLGEYITAFEEKFAEFCGSKYALTCSNGTTSLHLALVSMGIEAGDEVIMPDLTFIATANATKYVGALPVLVDIDPETLCIDPAAIEAAITPKTKAIIPVHLYGHPANMPAIMAVAEKHGLLVIEDAAEAHGAEIAGKKVGSWGHCGSFSFYGNKVITSGEGGMITTDDEALYQRAKYLRDHAMSPTKRYWHTEVGFNYRMTNLQAALGLAQLERIEEILQKKQEIFTWYQDALGGLSGLTLNRTAPWAKNVYWMVTIELEGANETTRDAFIKTLREFDVDSRPYFYPLSKMADYPGTHTPVTYQIYETGVNLPSYFDMEKRDVERVCAAVRKCMEMSQ